Proteins encoded in a region of the Misgurnus anguillicaudatus chromosome 9, ASM2758022v2, whole genome shotgun sequence genome:
- the pou4f4 gene encoding brain-specific homeobox/POU domain protein 3-like, translating to MMSMNSKQPFSMHPILHEPKYTPLHSSSEAIRRACLPTPSLQGNIFAGFDETLLQRAEALAAVDIVAQKSHPFKPDATYHTMTTMTSMTCTPTSSSGHLHHPSVLTSHHHHSHHQPTQGLEGDLLDHLTPGISIGGMPGSDVCSTASHPHAHMSAINHMQHHHPQSMNMHPHSLASHTSLCGGDSEPDPRELESFAERFKQRRIKLGVTQADVGSALANLKIPGVGCLSQSTICRFESLTLSHNNMVALKPILEAWLEEAERAQREKMTKPEIFNGGDKKRKRTSIAAPEKRSLEAYFAVQPRPSSEKIAAIAEKLDLKKNVVRVWFCNQRQKQKRMKFSATH from the exons ATGATGTCCATGAATAGCAAACAACCTTTTAGTATGCATCCGATTTTACACGAGCCTAAATACACACCTTTACATTCCAGTTCGGAGGCCATCCGACGAGCATGTCTGCCAACACC TTCGCTCCAGGGCAATATATTTGCCGGCTTTGATGAGACACTGCTCCAAAGAGCTGAAGCGCTAGCGGCCGTGGACATCGTCGCCCAAAAAAGCCATCCGTTCAAACCAGATGCCACTTACCACACCATGACCACTATGACGAGCATGACCTGCACCCCCACGTCCTCCTCCGGGCACCTTCATCACCCGTCCGTGTTGACCTCTCACCACCATCATTCCCACCACCAGCCGACACAAGGCCTGGAGGGCGACCTGCTCGACCACCTTACCCCCGGTATCTCCATCGGAGGCATGCCGGGCTCGGACGTTTGCTCCACCGCATCCCACCCGCACGCGCATATGTCCGCAATTAACCACATGCAGCATCACCACCCGCAAAGTATGAACATGCACCCGCACAGCCTGGCCTCTCACACCTCACTCTGCGGTGGAGATTCCGAGCCCGATCCGAGGGAGCTGGAGTCCTTCGCCGAGCGCTTCAAGCAGAGGCGGATCAAACTCGGGGTCACACAGGCGGACGTTGGCTCGGCTTTAGCCAATCTTAAAATCCCCGGGGTGGGATGCCTGAGTCAGAGTACTATCTGTCGATTTGAGTCCCTCACGTTGTCTCACAATAACATGGTTGCCCTCAAACCCATCCTGGAAGCGTGGTTAGAGGAGGCGGAGAGGGCGCAAAGGGAGAAGATGACCAAGCCGGAGATTTTCAACGGCGGGGACAAGAAAAGAAAACGCACTTCGATCGCCGCACCGGAGAAGCGCTCGCTCGAGGCTTACTTTGCCGTCCAGCCCAGGCCGTCTTCGGAGAAAATAGCTGCTATAGCTGAGAAACTGGACCTGAAAAAAAACGTGGTCCGGGTGTGGTTTTGCAATCAAAGGCAAAAGCAGAAAAGGATGAAGTTTTCTGCGACGCACTAG